A genome region from Glycine max cultivar Williams 82 chromosome 5, Glycine_max_v4.0, whole genome shotgun sequence includes the following:
- the LOC102667725 gene encoding receptor-like serine/threonine-protein kinase At1g78530 — MLPQELANDLCRQDWKKANTACTGSLRIVRFTFLVGSFGCFNGCGKSTLLKTQKLNSKDIIGSGGYGVVYELKLDDSTTLAIKRLNRRTAERDKGFERELEAMANIKHHNIVTLHGYYTAPHYNLLIYELMHGMASKHILKELKDLQKDPPTSWR; from the exons ATGCTGCCACAAGAACTTGCAAATGACCTCTGCAGGCAGGAT tGGAAAAAGGCAAACACAGCATGTACCGGTTCTTTAAGGATTGTTCGATTCACATTCCTTGTGGGCAGTTTTGGATGCTTCAATGGGTGTGGAAAATCTACCCTCTTGAAG ACACAAAAACTGAACAGTAAGGACATCATTGGATCAGGTGGTTATGGTGTGGTTTATGAACTAAAACTAGATGACTCCACGACCTTGGCAATAAAAAGACTAAATCGCAGAACTGCAGAGAGAGATAAAGGTTTTGAGAGAGAGTTGGAAGCAATGGCAAACATAAAGCACCACAACATTGTGACACTTCATGGATATTACACTGCACCACACTACAATCTTCTCATATATGAGCTAATGCATG GTATGGCTTCGAAACACATCTTGAAAGAGCTCAAGGATTTGCAGAAGGATCCTCCTACATCATGGAGATGA